A single window of Modestobacter italicus DNA harbors:
- a CDS encoding NDMA-dependent alcohol dehydrogenase yields MPVNTRGAIMRSAPGQWEVTDLVVDDPQAGELQVKLAASGLCHSDDHIATGDMQVGKYPFLGGHEGAGVVTKVGPGVKGFEEGDHVVFSFLPGCGRCRYCANGQQYICDSGANLLVGSRWDDASSFRVKTADGEDVGQMCGLGTFAEITTVDIRSTVKIDKSIPLEVACLVGCGVGTGWGTAVQAGEVRAGDTVIVMGIGGIGINAVQGAAHAGASHVIAVDPVPFKLEKARELGATETFASIEEAADFARSVTNGQGADKALVTVGVLKGEHIAQAFDAIGKGGRVVVTGLGDLTDVGIPINPSMLALFTKEIRGALFGDQNPSSDMQKMLRLYQEGNIKLDELITTRYSLDDINQGYADLHDGKNIRGVIVYDS; encoded by the coding sequence GTGCCTGTCAACACCCGCGGCGCGATCATGCGTTCGGCCCCCGGCCAGTGGGAGGTCACCGACCTGGTCGTCGACGACCCCCAGGCCGGCGAGCTCCAGGTCAAGCTGGCCGCCTCCGGGCTCTGCCACTCCGACGACCACATCGCCACCGGCGACATGCAGGTGGGCAAGTACCCCTTCCTCGGCGGCCACGAGGGTGCCGGTGTGGTCACCAAGGTCGGCCCGGGCGTGAAGGGGTTCGAGGAGGGCGACCACGTCGTCTTCTCGTTCCTGCCCGGCTGCGGCCGGTGCCGCTACTGCGCCAACGGCCAGCAGTACATCTGCGACTCGGGCGCCAACCTGCTGGTCGGCTCGCGGTGGGACGACGCGTCGAGCTTCCGGGTCAAGACCGCCGACGGCGAGGACGTCGGGCAGATGTGCGGGCTGGGCACCTTCGCCGAGATCACCACGGTGGACATCCGCTCGACCGTCAAGATCGACAAGAGCATCCCACTCGAGGTCGCCTGCCTCGTCGGCTGCGGCGTCGGCACCGGCTGGGGCACCGCCGTCCAGGCCGGCGAGGTCCGGGCCGGTGACACGGTCATCGTGATGGGCATCGGCGGGATCGGCATCAACGCCGTCCAGGGTGCGGCCCACGCCGGGGCCAGCCACGTCATCGCCGTCGACCCGGTGCCCTTCAAGCTGGAGAAGGCCCGCGAGCTCGGCGCCACCGAGACCTTCGCGAGCATCGAGGAGGCCGCCGACTTCGCCCGCAGCGTCACCAACGGGCAGGGCGCGGACAAGGCGCTGGTGACCGTCGGCGTGCTCAAGGGCGAGCACATCGCCCAGGCGTTCGACGCGATCGGCAAGGGCGGGCGGGTGGTCGTCACCGGCCTCGGCGACCTCACCGACGTCGGCATCCCGATCAACCCCAGCATGCTGGCGCTCTTCACCAAGGAGATCCGGGGCGCCCTGTTCGGTGACCAGAACCCGAGCTCGGACATGCAGAAGATGCTGCGCCTCTACCAGGAGGGCAACATCAAGCTCGACGAGCTGATCACCACGCGCTACTCGCTGGACGACATCAACCAGGGCTACGCGGACCTGCACGACGGCAAGAACATCCGCGGCGTCATCGTCTACGACTCCTGA
- a CDS encoding DUF3224 domain-containing protein — protein sequence MDLHLDTPFSLDTWDGVADPAPADPDAPPTARVVLAKTYTGDQLTGSATGHALTTNGPRGASYVAQERITGTLAGRTGSFVLEHGASMGEGAPTAQWARVVAGSGTGELTGLQGTGVVAHQLLTLDVVLPD from the coding sequence GTGGACCTGCACCTGGACACCCCGTTCTCCCTCGACACCTGGGACGGCGTCGCCGACCCCGCCCCGGCCGACCCCGACGCGCCACCGACCGCGCGGGTGGTGCTGGCCAAGACCTACACCGGCGACCAGCTCACCGGCTCCGCCACCGGTCACGCGCTCACCACGAACGGCCCGCGCGGCGCCTCCTACGTGGCGCAGGAGCGGATCACCGGCACGCTGGCCGGGCGCACCGGGAGCTTCGTGCTCGAGCACGGCGCCTCGATGGGCGAGGGCGCGCCGACCGCCCAGTGGGCGCGGGTGGTCGCCGGCTCCGGCACCGGCGAGCTCACCGGCCTGCAGGGCACCGGCGTCGTCGCCCACCAGCTGCTCACCCTGGACGTCGTCCTGCCGGACTGA
- a CDS encoding HNH endonuclease signature motif containing protein: MAGHPSSFVVDLVWGPHLPPPRLPVSCLTAEEQAVELQRVQQRRAADTAYEAELILGMAGERPAKDDPAPGTPGARRSGWAVDEGYAGVSEFFTAELSMVLNLGRRTAGHRYARASTWARKLPRTLAALAAGELDERRASELADVLQHTNADVAGQVEDALLPEATELSVHRLRNRATELMVELDAAAADERRKDAEKTADVHVHPSAVDGRSTLAADLPTDEAVECADIVDQLAKILKADGDPRRIGALRAHVLSLLIRRPADNGLPSVSADVRVTADLDSLGGTSGAAGEVNGLPITATHVRELLARVGALGLTTPEGGTLSFAVTGPDGELLATLTPADLDRLARRGCTTHPDSECSCPVTGPPPETEAYEPTDRQRAFVTTRDRRCRFPNCGQRVGWADLDHVIPAACGGATDCANLCCLCRSHHRLKTFAPGWRFAMTDDGVLTVTTPSGVTRTTRPPGMRPPPAETAPQPPPPADDPPPF, from the coding sequence GTGGCGGGACATCCGAGCAGCTTCGTGGTCGACCTGGTGTGGGGGCCGCACCTGCCCCCGCCTCGGTTGCCGGTGTCCTGCCTGACGGCTGAGGAGCAGGCGGTCGAGCTGCAGCGGGTGCAGCAGCGCCGGGCCGCGGACACCGCTTACGAGGCGGAGCTGATCCTGGGGATGGCGGGTGAGCGCCCGGCGAAGGACGACCCGGCGCCGGGCACGCCGGGTGCCCGTCGGTCCGGCTGGGCGGTGGACGAGGGCTACGCCGGGGTGAGTGAGTTCTTCACCGCCGAGCTGTCGATGGTGCTCAACCTGGGTCGGCGGACCGCCGGGCACCGTTACGCCCGCGCCTCCACCTGGGCGAGGAAGCTGCCGCGGACCTTGGCGGCGCTGGCGGCCGGGGAGCTGGACGAGCGGCGGGCCAGCGAGCTGGCTGACGTCCTGCAGCACACCAACGCCGACGTCGCCGGGCAGGTCGAGGACGCGCTGCTCCCGGAAGCCACCGAGCTGTCGGTCCACAGACTCCGCAACCGGGCGACCGAGCTGATGGTCGAGTTGGACGCCGCCGCGGCTGATGAGCGCCGCAAGGACGCGGAGAAGACCGCCGACGTGCACGTCCACCCCTCAGCGGTCGACGGCCGGTCGACGCTGGCTGCGGACCTGCCCACCGATGAGGCGGTGGAGTGCGCCGACATCGTCGACCAGCTGGCGAAGATCCTGAAGGCCGACGGTGACCCGCGGCGGATCGGGGCGCTGCGGGCGCACGTGCTGTCCCTGCTCATCCGCCGACCCGCGGACAACGGCCTGCCGTCCGTCTCCGCCGACGTGCGAGTGACCGCGGACCTGGACTCCCTGGGCGGGACCAGCGGCGCGGCCGGTGAGGTGAACGGGCTGCCGATCACCGCGACCCACGTCCGTGAACTCCTCGCCCGGGTCGGCGCGCTCGGCCTCACCACCCCTGAGGGTGGGACGCTGAGCTTCGCGGTCACCGGCCCGGACGGGGAGCTGCTGGCCACCCTCACCCCGGCCGACCTCGACCGGCTGGCCCGCCGCGGCTGCACCACCCATCCCGACAGCGAGTGCAGCTGCCCAGTGACCGGGCCGCCGCCGGAGACCGAGGCCTACGAGCCCACCGATCGCCAACGGGCTTTCGTGACGACCCGGGACCGGCGGTGCCGGTTCCCCAACTGCGGGCAACGCGTCGGCTGGGCCGACCTCGACCACGTCATTCCCGCCGCCTGCGGCGGAGCCACCGACTGCGCCAACCTCTGCTGCCTGTGCCGCTCCCACCACCGCCTGAAGACCTTCGCCCCGGGTTGGCGGTTCGCGATGACCGACGACGGGGTGCTCACCGTGACCACGCCGTCGGGCGTCACCCGCACCACCCGACCACCGGGCATGCGACCACCACCAGCGGAGACAGCACCCCAACCACCGCCACCAGCGGACGACCCGCCGCCCTTCTAG
- a CDS encoding AAA family ATPase, producing MVRTAQERVVARVREAEVVAAALSAGRNVVLEGPPGTGKTTLLRALADGTGVPLVLVEGNAELTPTRLVGHHDASRVLSEDYRPENFVPGPLTRAMTEGALLYVEEFNRVPEETMNVLLGVLSEREMHIPRYGRVPARPTFRLVAAMNPFDAVGTARITPALYDRSCRVAMGYQDEDAERAVVTAATGSPDPLVHRAVRAVRITRDHPELRIGSSVRGAIDTVLIATELAVVRGSTEVDERTGADAALAALTGKVTVADGLTRPVEDVVSDIWRRAGEELGKP from the coding sequence ATGGTCCGCACCGCCCAGGAGCGGGTCGTCGCCCGGGTGCGGGAGGCCGAGGTGGTCGCCGCGGCGCTGTCGGCCGGGCGGAACGTCGTCCTCGAGGGCCCGCCGGGCACCGGCAAGACGACGCTGCTCCGCGCGCTGGCCGACGGCACCGGCGTGCCGCTCGTGCTGGTCGAGGGCAACGCCGAGCTGACCCCGACCCGGCTGGTCGGCCACCACGACGCCTCCCGGGTGCTCAGCGAGGACTACCGCCCGGAGAACTTCGTGCCGGGCCCGCTCACCCGGGCGATGACCGAGGGGGCGCTCCTCTACGTCGAGGAGTTCAACCGGGTGCCCGAGGAGACGATGAACGTGCTGCTCGGCGTGCTGTCCGAGCGCGAGATGCACATCCCGCGGTACGGCCGGGTGCCGGCGCGCCCGACGTTCCGGCTGGTCGCGGCGATGAACCCGTTCGACGCCGTCGGCACCGCCCGGATCACCCCGGCGCTGTACGACCGGTCCTGCCGGGTGGCCATGGGCTACCAGGACGAGGACGCCGAGCGCGCCGTCGTCACCGCGGCCACCGGCAGCCCCGACCCGCTGGTGCACCGCGCCGTGCGGGCGGTCCGGATCACCCGCGACCACCCCGAGCTGCGGATCGGGTCCTCGGTGCGCGGCGCGATCGACACCGTGCTGATCGCCACCGAGCTCGCCGTCGTCCGCGGCAGCACCGAGGTCGACGAGCGCACCGGCGCGGACGCCGCGCTGGCCGCGCTCACCGGCAAGGTCACCGTCGCCGACGGGCTGACCCGGCCGGTCGAGGACGTCGTCTCCGACATCTGGCGACGGGCCGGTGAGGAGCTGGGAAAACCCTGA
- a CDS encoding cysteine desulfurase-like protein yields MTLDVAAVRASFPALTAGYAHFDGPGGSQTPDVVAQAVAATLTAPIANRGSVTEAERNADAVVRGARQAVADLTGGDPGGVVFGRSATTLTYELSRVLSAGWGPDDEVVVTRLDHDANIRPWVQAAAAHGATVRWADFDPATGELDPATVGALLSERTRLVAVTGASNLIGTRPDVAAITALAHRVGALTWVDGVHLTAHAPVDVAALGADFYVCSPYKFLGPHCGCLVAAPALLETLHPDKLLPSTDAVPERFELGTLPYEQLAGTTAAIDFLAGLAGPEGERRARLTASMAALEEHEDRLRERIEEGVRELPGVTVWSRAAHRTPTLLLTFAGRDAADAYRFLAGRGVNAPAGSFYALEASRHLGLGDTGGLRVGLAPYNDDADVDRLLAGLREFIGN; encoded by the coding sequence ATGACTCTCGACGTCGCGGCCGTCCGCGCCTCCTTCCCCGCCCTGACCGCCGGCTACGCCCACTTCGACGGCCCGGGCGGCTCGCAGACCCCCGACGTCGTCGCGCAGGCGGTCGCCGCGACCCTCACCGCGCCGATCGCCAACCGCGGCTCGGTCACCGAGGCCGAGCGCAACGCCGACGCCGTCGTCCGCGGGGCCCGGCAGGCGGTCGCCGACCTCACCGGGGGCGATCCCGGCGGGGTGGTGTTCGGGCGCAGCGCCACGACGCTGACCTACGAGCTGTCCCGGGTGCTGTCGGCCGGCTGGGGGCCGGACGACGAGGTGGTGGTGACCCGGCTGGACCACGACGCCAACATCCGGCCCTGGGTGCAGGCCGCGGCCGCCCACGGTGCGACCGTGCGCTGGGCCGACTTCGACCCCGCGACCGGTGAGCTGGACCCGGCGACCGTCGGTGCGCTGCTGTCCGAGCGCACCCGGCTGGTCGCCGTCACCGGCGCCTCCAACCTGATCGGCACGCGCCCCGACGTCGCCGCGATCACCGCGCTCGCGCACCGGGTCGGCGCCCTGACCTGGGTGGACGGCGTGCACCTCACCGCGCACGCGCCGGTGGACGTGGCGGCGCTCGGCGCGGACTTCTACGTCTGCTCCCCGTACAAGTTCCTCGGCCCGCACTGCGGCTGCCTGGTGGCGGCGCCGGCGCTGCTGGAGACGCTGCACCCGGACAAGCTGCTGCCCTCGACCGACGCCGTCCCGGAGCGGTTCGAGCTGGGCACGCTGCCCTATGAGCAGCTGGCCGGCACCACCGCGGCGATCGACTTCCTCGCCGGCCTGGCCGGCCCCGAGGGTGAGCGGCGGGCCCGGTTGACGGCGTCGATGGCGGCGTTGGAGGAGCACGAGGACCGGCTGCGCGAGCGGATCGAGGAGGGCGTGCGCGAGCTCCCGGGCGTGACGGTGTGGTCCCGCGCCGCCCACCGGACGCCGACCCTGCTGCTCACCTTCGCCGGCCGGGACGCCGCCGACGCCTACCGGTTCCTCGCCGGGCGCGGGGTCAACGCCCCCGCGGGGTCGTTCTACGCGCTGGAGGCCTCCCGGCACCTGGGCCTGGGCGACACCGGCGGCCTGCGGGTCGGGCTCGCGCCCTACAACGACGACGCCGACGTCGACCGGCTGCTCGCCGGCCTCCGAGAGTTCATCGGGAACTGA
- a CDS encoding bifunctional 3-(3-hydroxy-phenyl)propionate/3-hydroxycinnamic acid hydroxylase — MTVVVVGAGPVGVTAALLLARRGLDVLVLDRHAGAHPLPRAVHLDDESLRVLQAAGVADAFAAVSRPMAGLRLLDGGGRTLAEFPRGAGEHGWPQGSMFSQPDLERVLREALAAEPRARLRGGVEVLHVEHPAGPVRLTVRDRVTGVEAQLVADAVLGCDGAHSTVRRQIGARMRDLGPGERWLVVDLVADAPLPVWAGVQQVCDAVRPATFMPVAGARYRAEFRLHDGEAVADLDLAGLLGRFGAAGCTVVRSAEYRYAAQVADRWRQGRVLLCGDAAHLTPPFIGQGLGLGLRDVHQLAWKLAAVLDGADEALLDTHQAERAPHARSLVRLAVLLGRLMTGGGERAALVRRAVLTGVRRVPRLAAFAASSRTPPLRPGPLVRRPRLAPSPVGGLLPQPPVDGPGRLDDVLGSGWAALTCGGPVPADWPGPVVRADGLGSPELVRWLRGRSVLVRPDRIVAAAVRR; from the coding sequence GTGACGGTGGTGGTGGTCGGCGCCGGGCCGGTCGGCGTGACCGCCGCGCTGCTGCTGGCCCGCCGCGGTCTCGACGTCCTGGTGCTCGACCGGCACGCCGGGGCCCACCCGCTGCCGCGGGCGGTGCACCTGGACGACGAGTCGCTGCGGGTGCTGCAGGCGGCCGGGGTCGCCGACGCCTTCGCCGCGGTCAGCCGGCCGATGGCGGGCCTGCGGCTGCTGGACGGCGGCGGCCGCACGCTGGCCGAGTTCCCCCGCGGCGCCGGCGAGCACGGCTGGCCGCAGGGCTCGATGTTCAGCCAGCCCGACCTGGAGCGGGTGCTGCGCGAGGCGCTCGCGGCCGAGCCGCGCGCCCGGCTGCGGGGCGGGGTGGAGGTGTTGCACGTGGAACACCCGGCCGGACCCGTCCGTCTCACCGTCCGCGACCGGGTCACCGGGGTCGAGGCACAGCTGGTCGCCGACGCCGTGCTCGGCTGCGACGGGGCGCACAGCACGGTGCGCCGGCAGATCGGCGCCCGGATGCGCGACCTGGGGCCGGGGGAGCGGTGGCTGGTGGTCGACCTGGTGGCCGATGCCCCGCTGCCGGTGTGGGCGGGCGTGCAGCAGGTCTGCGACGCCGTCCGGCCGGCCACCTTCATGCCGGTCGCCGGCGCCCGGTACCGCGCCGAGTTCCGGCTGCACGACGGCGAGGCGGTGGCCGACCTGGACCTCGCCGGGCTGCTGGGCCGTTTCGGTGCCGCCGGGTGCACCGTCGTCCGGTCGGCCGAGTACCGCTACGCCGCGCAGGTCGCCGACCGCTGGCGGCAGGGCCGGGTGCTGCTCTGCGGGGACGCCGCGCACCTCACCCCGCCGTTCATCGGCCAGGGGCTGGGGCTCGGGCTGCGCGACGTGCACCAGCTGGCCTGGAAGCTCGCCGCCGTCCTCGACGGGGCCGACGAGGCGCTGCTGGACACCCACCAGGCCGAGCGGGCGCCGCACGCCCGCTCGCTGGTCCGGCTGGCGGTGCTGCTGGGTCGGCTGATGACCGGCGGTGGCGAGCGGGCCGCGCTGGTGCGCCGGGCGGTGCTCACCGGGGTGCGCCGGGTGCCGCGGCTGGCCGCCTTCGCGGCGTCCAGCCGCACCCCGCCGCTGCGGCCCGGCCCGCTGGTCCGCCGTCCCCGGTTGGCGCCGTCCCCGGTCGGTGGGCTGCTGCCGCAGCCGCCCGTCGACGGGCCGGGCCGGCTGGACGACGTCCTCGGGTCCGGCTGGGCGGCGCTGACCTGCGGTGGGCCGGTCCCGGCGGACTGGCCCGGGCCGGTGGTGCGGGCCGACGGGCTGGGCTCGCCGGAGCTGGTGCGCTGGCTGCGCGGCCGGTCGGTGCTGGTGCGCCCGGACCGGATCGTGGCCGCCGCGGTGCGGCGCTAA